One genomic region from Phycodurus eques isolate BA_2022a chromosome 16, UOR_Pequ_1.1, whole genome shotgun sequence encodes:
- the tmem205 gene encoding transmembrane protein 205, whose amino-acid sequence MATDGDPSNSVKVLHLLVLSFSWGMQVWVSFIAGFALVRQVTRHTFGRVQSKLFPVYFCCLLGSHFVSLAVYAAHHLRELPDTHETAQMALYFVALLMAGLNAQRFGPAATEIMFLMREVEKEHGLGNRVGLGAEKEGYAKLQEQDPKYRAYKSKFGRCHGLSNLCNLIGVICTTTNLIYTALNLSTI is encoded by the exons atggcaacagatGGGGATCCCTCCAACTCGGTGAAAGTGTTGCACCTCCTGGTCCTCTCCTTCTCCTGGGGCATGCAGGTCTGGGTCTCCTTCATTGCAG GTTTTGCTTTGGTGCGGCAGGTGACTCGGCACACCTTCGGTCGGGTGCAGAGTAAACTCTTCCCGGTTTATTTCTGCTGTCTGTTGGGAAGCCATTTTGTCAGTTTGGCCGTTTATGCCGCGCATCACCTGAGAGAGCTGCCGGACACGCACGAAACGGCGCAG ATGGCTCTGTATTTTGTGGCGTTGCTGATGGCGGGTCTAAACGCTCAGCGGTTTGGTCCGGCAGCGACTGAGATTATGTTCCTGATGAGGGAGGTGGAGAAGGAGCACGGTCTCGGCAACCGGGTTGGACTGGGCGCCGAAAAGGAAGGTTATGCCAAGCTCCAAGAGCAAGACCCCAAGTATAGAGCCTACAAGAGCAAGTTTGGCCGCTGCCACGGGTTGTCCAACCTCTGCAACCTGATAGGAGTCATCTGCACCACAACTAATTTGATCTACACCGCTCTAAATCTATCTACAATTTAG
- the rab3db gene encoding RAB3D, member RAS oncogene family, b isoform X1 — protein sequence MKMASNDSRLQQPPSQKDAADQNFDYMFKLLIIGNSSVGKTSFLFRYADDSFTSAFVSTVGIDFKVKTVFRNDKRIKLQIWDTAGQERYRTITTAYYRGAMGFLLMYDITNQESFNAVQDWATQIKTYSWDNAQVILIGNKCDLEDDRLVPAEDGQRLAEDLGFQFFEASAKDNINVKQVFERLVDVICDKMNESTEGDMSLASNQRNPKDASSESRGNCAC from the exons ATGAAG ATGGCGTCAAACGATTCGCGCCTCCAACAGCCGCCGTCCCAGAAGGATGCTGCTGACCAGAACTTTGACTACATGTTCAAACTTCTGATCATCGGCAACAGCAGTGTGGGGAAAACCTCTTTCCTGTTCCGCTACGCAGACGACTCCTTCACCTCAGCCTTCGTCAGCACGGTCGGCATCGACTTCAAAGTCAAGACGGTCTTCCGCAATGACAAAAGGATCAAACTGCAGATCTGG GACACAGCAGGACAAGAGCGCTATCGAACCATCACCACAGCCTACTACAGAGGCGCCATGGGCTTCCTGCTCATGTACGACATCACCAACCAGGAGTCCTTCAACGCCGTTCAGGATTG GGCTACGCAGATTAAAACATACTCGTGGGACAACGCTCAGGTGATCCTCATCGGTAACAAGTGCGACCTCGAAGACGACAGGCTCGTGCCCGCAGAAGACGGCCAGCGCCTGGCGGAGGACCTCG GTTTCCAGTTCTTCGAGGCCAGCGCAAAGGACAACATCAATGTGAAGCAGGTGTTCGAGCGCCTAGTGGATGTCATCTGTGACAAGATGAACGAGAGCACGGAGGGAGACATGAGCTTGGCGTCTAACCAGAGGAACCCGAAAGACGCGTCTTCCGAGAGCCGAGGGAACTGTGCTTGCTAA
- the rab3db gene encoding RAB3D, member RAS oncogene family, b isoform X2, with translation MASNDSRLQQPPSQKDAADQNFDYMFKLLIIGNSSVGKTSFLFRYADDSFTSAFVSTVGIDFKVKTVFRNDKRIKLQIWDTAGQERYRTITTAYYRGAMGFLLMYDITNQESFNAVQDWATQIKTYSWDNAQVILIGNKCDLEDDRLVPAEDGQRLAEDLGFQFFEASAKDNINVKQVFERLVDVICDKMNESTEGDMSLASNQRNPKDASSESRGNCAC, from the exons ATGGCGTCAAACGATTCGCGCCTCCAACAGCCGCCGTCCCAGAAGGATGCTGCTGACCAGAACTTTGACTACATGTTCAAACTTCTGATCATCGGCAACAGCAGTGTGGGGAAAACCTCTTTCCTGTTCCGCTACGCAGACGACTCCTTCACCTCAGCCTTCGTCAGCACGGTCGGCATCGACTTCAAAGTCAAGACGGTCTTCCGCAATGACAAAAGGATCAAACTGCAGATCTGG GACACAGCAGGACAAGAGCGCTATCGAACCATCACCACAGCCTACTACAGAGGCGCCATGGGCTTCCTGCTCATGTACGACATCACCAACCAGGAGTCCTTCAACGCCGTTCAGGATTG GGCTACGCAGATTAAAACATACTCGTGGGACAACGCTCAGGTGATCCTCATCGGTAACAAGTGCGACCTCGAAGACGACAGGCTCGTGCCCGCAGAAGACGGCCAGCGCCTGGCGGAGGACCTCG GTTTCCAGTTCTTCGAGGCCAGCGCAAAGGACAACATCAATGTGAAGCAGGTGTTCGAGCGCCTAGTGGATGTCATCTGTGACAAGATGAACGAGAGCACGGAGGGAGACATGAGCTTGGCGTCTAACCAGAGGAACCCGAAAGACGCGTCTTCCGAGAGCCGAGGGAACTGTGCTTGCTAA
- the cnn1b gene encoding calponin-1, whose amino-acid sequence MSQHFRSGPAFGLSAEVKSKLAGKYDPHMEEALRLWIQDVTSKKIGENFMESLKDGVVLCELINVLQPGSVKKINHSSQNWHQLENIGNFVRAITEYGLRPHDIFEANDLFENVNHTQVQSTLIALAGMAKSKGFHSKYDIGVKYAEKQQRRFAPEKLREGRNIIGLQMGTNKLASQKGMTSYGTRRHLYDSRMGMDNPMDQSTISLQMGTNKGANQSGMTAPGTRRHIFDKKLDLENCDTTTISLQMGTNKVASQQGMTTYGLPRQVYDNKYCANPTEACNNGSEAEFDGYNQYSD is encoded by the exons TTGGCAGGGAAGTATGACCCTCACATGGAGGAAGCGCTAAGGCTATGGATTCAGGACGTGACCAGCAAGAAGATTGGAGAAAACTTCATGGAGAGTTTGAAAGATGGAGTTGTGCTGTGCGA ACTCATTAATGTTCTCCAGCCAGGCTCTGTGAAAAAGATCAACCACTCCAGTCAAAACTGGCACCAG TTGGAAAACATTGGAAATTTTGTCCGTGCAATCACCGAGTATGGCCTGAGACCTCATGACATCTTTGAGGCCAACGACTTGTTTGAGAATGTCAACCATACTCAGGTCCAGTCCACTCTCATCGCTCTGGCCGGAATG GCCAAGTCGAAAGGGTTTCACTCCAAGTATGACATTGGAGTGAAGTATGCTGAGAAGCAGCAGCGTCGCTTCGCTCCAGAGAAGCTCAGGGAGGGACGCAACATCATCGGCTTACAG ATGGGCACCAATAAGCTCGCCAGTCAAAAAGGTATGACTTCTTATGGCACAAGACGCCATCTCTATGACTCGAGGATGGGCATGGACAACCCAATGGACCAGTCGACCATCAGTCTACAGATGGGGACCAACAAAGGAGCCAACCAG TCTGGTATGACGGCACCAGGAACAAGGAGGCACATCTTTGACAAGAAGCTGGATCTGGAGAACTGTGACACCACCACTATATCGCTGCAGATGGGCACCAACAAAGTGGCCTCCCAGCAGGGCATGACCACCTACGGCCTCCCCCGCCAGGTCTATGACAACAAGTACTGCGCCAACCCGACCGAGGCCTGCAACAACGGGAGTGAGGCTGAGTTTGATGGCTACAACCAGTACTCTGACTAA
- the elof1 gene encoding transcription elongation factor 1 homolog, with translation MGRRKSKRKPPPKKKMTGNLDTQFTCPFCNHEKSCDVKMERTRNTGIISCSVCLEEFQTPITYLSEPVDVYSDWIDACEAANQ, from the exons ATGGGGCGCAGAAAATCCAAGAGAAagcccccccccaagaaaaaaatgacCGGCAACTTGGACACCCAGTTCACGTGCCCGTTTTGTAACCACGAAAAGTCGTGCGATGTGAAAAT GGAGCGAACACGGAACACAGGAATTATATCATGCAGCGTTTGCTTGGAGGAGTTCCAGACTCCTATAACCt ATCTGTCAGAACCAGTGGATGTTTACAGTGACTGGATCGATGCATGCGAAGCAGCCAATCAGTGA